In Aptenodytes patagonicus chromosome 6, bAptPat1.pri.cur, whole genome shotgun sequence, one genomic interval encodes:
- the CDK5R2 gene encoding cyclin-dependent kinase 5 activator 2, with protein sequence MGTVLSLSPAASSGKGGGGGGLLADKAPGRVPGKGESRLKRPSVLISALTWKRLVAASAKKKKSTKKVTPQPGGGAPGGPPGQPDPLVVQRNRENLRKSVVGPADGAKQGPLAVPVPTVPSAPQELHPGSGEGKPPPPPPPAGSRAPGSPRRVVVQASTGELLRCLGDFVCRRCYRLKELSPGELISWFRSVDRSLLLQGWQDQGFITPANLVFVYLLCREALRGEDIGSQAELQATFLTCLYLAYSYMGNEISYPLKPFLVEGDKGRFWERCLGIIQRLSAKMLRINADPHYFTQLFQDLKSEGEGGDGSKHWTISLDR encoded by the coding sequence ATGGGCACggtgctctccctctcccccgccgcctcctcgggcaagggcggcggcggcggggggctgctggCCGACAAGGCGCCGGGAAGGGTGCCGGGCAAGGGCGAGAGCCGGCTGAAGCGCCCCAGCGTGCTCATCTCGGCGCTCACCTGGAAGCGGCTGGTGGCCGCGTCGGCCAAGAAGAAGAAGAGCACCAAGAAGGTGACGCCGCAGCCCGGTGGCGGGGCGCCGGGGGGACCCCCGGGCCAGCCCGACCCGCTGGTGGTGCAGCGCAACCGCGAGAACTTGCGCAAGTCGGTGGTGGGGCCGGCCGACGGCGCCAAGCAGGGCCCGCTGGCCGTGCCGGTGCCCACCGTGCCCTCGGCGCCGCAGGAGCTGCACCCGGGCTCCGGCGAGGGcaagccgccgccgccaccgccgccggcCGGCAGCCGCGCCCCGGGCTCCCCGCGCCGCGTGGTGGTGCAGGCGTCCACCGGCGAGCTGCTGCGCTGCTTGGGGGACTTCGTGTGCCGCCGCTGCTACCGGCTGAAGGAGCTGAGCCCCGGCGAGCTCATCTCCTGGTTCCGCAGCGTGGACCGCtcgctgctgctgcagggctggcaggaccAGGGCTTCATCACCCCGGCCAACCTGGTGTTCGTCTACCTGCTGTGCCGGGAAGCGCTGCGGGGCGAAGACATCGGGAGCCAGGCCGAGCTGCAGGCCACCTTCCTCACCTGCCTCTATCTCGCCTACTCCTACATGGGCAACGAGATCTCCTACCCGCTCAAGCCCTTCCTGGTGGAGGGCGACAAGGGGCGCTTCTGGGAGCGCTGCCTGGGCATCATCCAGCGCCTCAGCGCCAAGATGCTGCGAATCAACGCGGACCCGCACTACTTCACGCAACTCTTCCAGGACCTCAAGAGCGAGGGCGAGGGCGGAGACGGGTCCAAGCACTGGACGATCAGCCTGGACCGCTAG